CTTGCTCATAAGTAAGCCATTTAGCTGGATCTTTACTTGGTTTTCCTTTTCTGACAAATTCCATAATTTCAAATGCTTTTATTGGAAGCAATCCAAAATCTGAAAGTTGAACCATAATATCATCTCTACACCCAATGATATCTTCAAAAGAAATTTTTCCGTATTCTGTTTTATTATTTATTAATGCTTGTGCATTTTTAAGCCAAACATCTGTTCCATGTGATAAACCTGATATTTTAACTAAACCTGCAAAGGTATTTGGTTTTGTATCCACAAGCATTTGTCTTGTAAATGCTGTTCCAAATTCTGGAATTGCATAAGATGCAACATCACTTTTAATTTCAATAGGTTTGACACCAATAACATCTGTTCCTGAAAATAGACGATAAACATTAGGATCATCAAGAGGAATATTTTGAGCTTTAGCAAACGGGAATTCATCTGGATGCTCACCTACATAATCCATCAAGAATTTAATCATGGTTGGATCATCATGTCCTAAAATATCTAGTTTTAGTAAATTATCTTCAAATGAGTGATAATCAAAATGTGTTGTTTTCCATTCACTTGTTGTATCATCTGCTGGATATTGAATTGGTGTGACATCATAAATCGTTTTTGATTTAGGAACGACAACAATTCCGCCAGGATGTTGACCTGTAGAACGTTTAACACCTTCTATTTTTTTAGCTAATCTTTCGATTTGCGCATTTCTTTTTTCTAATTTTTTATCTTCTAAATATCCTTTAACATATCCAAAAGCATTTCTTTCTGCAACTGTTTGAATCGTTCCTGCTCTAAAGGTATGATCTGCTCCAATAAGTTCTCTAACATATGAATGAGCTTTTGATTGATAATCTCCCGAAAAGTTAAGGTCGATATCAGGCACTTTTTCACCTTCAAAACCTAAGAAGGTTTCAAAAGGAATATCATGACCGTCTTTAACTAGTTTTGCTCCACATTTTGGGCAAACATGAGTTGGAAGATCATATCCACATTGAATCTTATGGAAATATCCTTGAAATTCTTTTTCTTCTGGTGTTAATCCATATTCTAATTTTTCTTCATCTGTTAAATGAAAAACTGTGAAATCTCCATTTGGACATCGATAATGAGGTTTTAATGGATTAACTTCAGTTATATCTAGGAGTGTTGCGGCCAGTGATGAGCCAACAGAGCCTCTAGAACCTACCAAATATCCGTCTTCTAGCGATTTTTTCACTAACAAGTGTGATATATAGTAATTGGCTGCAAACCCGTTACCAATGATGCTGCTTAGTTCTTTTTGAACTCTTTTTACTACAATTGGATGAGGATGTTCTCCATATAAATGCCCCATCTTATCATAAACCAATCTTTTGACTTCATCAGAAATAGACTCTATTCCTAATTGTTCAACAAATGCATCATCAGGTAGTGCATATAATTCATTGGTAAATGCTGTAATATGTTCAATTTTATCATTTAAGATATGTGTGTTTTTTACAACAATCTCAAAAGCTAGATCTTGATCTAAGAATTTAAATGATTTTAGCATTTCATCTGTTGTTAAAAAATATTGTTCAGGCATTACATTATATCTGTTTAATTGATGAATACCCCCACCTACAAGTGGTGTTCTAATATACATTTCTCTATATAAAACATCTTTTTTATCTAAATAATGAACATCGCCTGTTGCAATAACAATCTTGTTCTTCTCTTTAGCAAATTTTATTATTTTTGTAATAACTGCTTCTATAATCTCATCAGCATATTGTCCTAAGCCTTCTTTTAAGTGATTATATGCTTGTGGTGGTTGAACTTCTATATAGTCATAGAATTCGATAGCTTTTTTTAAAGCCTCGTCTCCTCTATTTAATGCTATTTCAAAAACGTCACCATTAGCGCATCCACTACCAACTAAAAGACCTGCTCTATTTTTTTCTAAAACGGATTTTAAAGTTCTTGGTCCACCATAGAAATGATCAGTTAATGCATCACTTATAATCTTAAATAAATTTTTATAGCCTTCTTGTGTTTGAGTTAACACATTTAAATGATAAGGCATGACATGTTTCCATGCTTCACTTGGATCAATTGCTTCATTGATTTGATGATAAGATCTAATATCTTTAGATCCTAAATCTTGTAACATAGATTGCCAAATCTGTGCAGTGACATATGCATCATCGTCAGCTCTATGATGATTTTCTTGTTTAACTTTGAATAATTTAGCAACTGCTTTTAGGTTGAATCTCTTTAGTCTATCTGAATAAAAATATCTAGCAAGACTTAATGTATCAATCACGAGTTCTTCTTCAAATTCGAGATCTAATTTTTTTGCATTTTCTCTTATGTGACCAACATCAAACATTGCATTATGAGCAACTAATATACTGCCCTTACAAAATTCTAAAAATCCCGGAAGAACATCTTCAATTGGTGATGCATCTTGTAACATCTCATCAGTAATACTTGTAAGATGTGTCGTAAAATCTGATAAAAATTCATTTGGATTAACAAATCTTTGATATTTTTCTATGACAGAGGTCGCAGTTACTTTAACAGCACCTATTTCTATGATTTTATCTCTTGTTGCTGATAAGCCTGTTGTTTCTATATCAAAGACAACATATGTTTGATCTTTTAAAGGTAGATCTTTAGATGAATCAGATGTAATCTTAAATCCTTTTTCATCTACAAAATCTAATTCAACACCATATATTGGTTTTATTTTTTTATTTTTTGTTTGTTTATATATATCTGGATAAGCATAAAGTGCATTATGATCTGTAAATGCTATAGCATCATGACCCCATTTTACTGCTTGATCGATGTATTGACTTACGTCTCCTATACCATCCATGTTACTCATCTTGGTATGTGTATGAAACTCTATACGTTTGTCTTTCGCTTTATCTTGACGCTCTAACTTTTTAGTTTTTTCTAAAAAGTGTATAGCATTTGCAAATACAACAACATCTTTTTGATATGTATCAAATTGCGCTCTACCTTCTACTTGTACAGCATCTCCATCATGAAGTGACTCAGCAAGAGCAATATCTTTTTTACTTCTTATGAAATTTTTGACATGAATTGCGTCATCATCATCAAAAAGCACAAAACTAAGAAGTTTTGTATTTGTAAGTTGTCTTACTTCTAATTTAGATATATTTCCTTCAATTAAAAAGTTAGTATCACCTTTTTGGTTTTTATATTGATCAAGGCGATATAAATCCATTGGGATTTCACTAATCGCAATCGCTTTAGGACTACTTTTTTTAGTAAAAGTTTTTTTAACAGGTTGACTTGCTTGTTGAACATATTGTTCTCTTTGCTTAATAACTTTTTCTTGAGCCTTAATTGATTTAGAAATCATAACTTTAGTTGGTTCTAAAGCTTCTGATATTTTATAATTAATTTTTAAATCAAATCCTAAAGGTTTTAAAAGTTTATTAATTTCTCTAAAGTATGATTTTACATATGTGCTATCCTTATCAATCAGCACTAATACTTCATCTTTCTCAAAAATAGTTTTAAAATTTTTTAAAACTAAAAAGCTTGCTTTATCTTTCGATAATTCAATGACTGCATAATCAAAATATTTACAAGCAAGTTCATTTAATTTACTTGTGTCTTTATATGAAATATTTACATCAATTTTAGAGACCACTTTTGGCACTCTAAAATAACTTCTTAATTGTTCAACAAATGGCAATAAAACTTCAGGATCAACCATATCGGTTAATAAAAAATCAAATGTCCACTTCTTTGTTTTCTCATCGACTAAGACGTACTCTAATTGGGCATTATTGAGGATTGAAGATGCAAATTTAGATTGTTCTAGAAATAATTGAAATTTATCTTTTTTCACTCAAATAACTCCCTTCGGTATAATTTTAATGCTACGATAGGTCCACAAATGATAAATATAAACAGCAATTAATGCTATAAAGTTTAAATAAGTCGCACTAAATAATACTAAAATCAATTGTATAACTCCGTACACAGTTGTTAAGTATAGTGAGAGTTTAAATCTTAATGAAAATGGCATTGGTATTCTATTAATAAAGAAAACCATTAATACCGCCATTAATAATGCTATAAATATATAATCAAATAATGTTAAAAAATAAGTTGCAAATATCTCTGCAGTAACTATAAATGACTGTGATTCATACATTTGCTTTATGGCAACACTTAATCTTGTAATGTCTTGATTATCAGTTGAACTAAAATCATAGTCTTCAAGATTTAAACTTTGATAGCTTGCTCGATCTATTTCTATATCAACTACATAAATAGCTAAATCATTTTCTTCAAAAACAAAATTAACTGAGTTATTACTAAACTCATTATCACCTAAATAAACATTAAAATACGCAAAAGAAAATGAACCAGCAGCTTCATAGCTTAAAGTTCCATCTATAATTTGTGCGTTTTCTATGATGAAATCAGATTTAAGTGTTGTTTGCATATCTTGATATCTTTGAATATCCATTGTTGGATTAATTGATGATTTGATTATTGTTGGTACTATAATTAAAAACGTCACAAAAATAACGTAGAAAATAACCTTAAACCACGAATCTCTTATAAAAAAAATCGTTAAAGGTGGCTTAGATAAACTTGTCATAAATTTCTTGATCATATCTCTAACTCCTTTTCATATTATTATATCATATTTAAGCTTTTATGATAAAATGAATTTGGTGAAAAATATGAATTTAATGAATCATGAGAAGCATTACAATACACTAAATAATTATTATAAAAACAAATACCACAAAAAAGTCTATAAAATAGCACTTAATGGTGGCTTTACGTGTCCAAACATCGATGGAACGGTTGCAACCGGTGGTTGTACATTTTGTTCTTTTATGGGTAGTGGAGATTTTGCTGGTAATAAAAAAGAAAGTTTAAAACTACAATTTGATCATATCAAAGATATGATGCAACTAAAATGGAAAGATGGCTATTATATCGCATATTTTCAAGCTAACACCAATACACATGCTCCCCTAGATAGACTTAAAGAGCTCTATGAAGAAGCCATTACACTTGATCCTAATATCGTCATGATATCCATTGGAACCCGTCCAGATTGCCTTCCTGATGATGTCTTAAACTATTTAGAAGACTTAAATAAAAGAATGCCAGTTCAAATCGAATTAGGCTTACAATCCATTCATGAAAAAACATCGATATTAATAAATAGAGCCCATGATTTACAATGCTTTGATGATGCAGTAAAAAAATTAAGAAAAAGAAATATCGAAGTCGTTGTGCATATCATTAACGGACTCCCTTTTGAAACAAAAGAGATGATGATAGAAACCATTAAACATGTGAATACTTTGGATATTCAAGGTATTAAAATACATATGCTCCACATCATGGAAAAAACTAAAATGGGTTATGATTATAAAAAAGAACCATGGGACAT
The sequence above is drawn from the Mariniplasma anaerobium genome and encodes:
- a CDS encoding PolC-type DNA polymerase III, giving the protein MKKDKFQLFLEQSKFASSILNNAQLEYVLVDEKTKKWTFDFLLTDMVDPEVLLPFVEQLRSYFRVPKVVSKIDVNISYKDTSKLNELACKYFDYAVIELSKDKASFLVLKNFKTIFEKDEVLVLIDKDSTYVKSYFREINKLLKPLGFDLKINYKISEALEPTKVMISKSIKAQEKVIKQREQYVQQASQPVKKTFTKKSSPKAIAISEIPMDLYRLDQYKNQKGDTNFLIEGNISKLEVRQLTNTKLLSFVLFDDDDAIHVKNFIRSKKDIALAESLHDGDAVQVEGRAQFDTYQKDVVVFANAIHFLEKTKKLERQDKAKDKRIEFHTHTKMSNMDGIGDVSQYIDQAVKWGHDAIAFTDHNALYAYPDIYKQTKNKKIKPIYGVELDFVDEKGFKITSDSSKDLPLKDQTYVVFDIETTGLSATRDKIIEIGAVKVTATSVIEKYQRFVNPNEFLSDFTTHLTSITDEMLQDASPIEDVLPGFLEFCKGSILVAHNAMFDVGHIRENAKKLDLEFEEELVIDTLSLARYFYSDRLKRFNLKAVAKLFKVKQENHHRADDDAYVTAQIWQSMLQDLGSKDIRSYHQINEAIDPSEAWKHVMPYHLNVLTQTQEGYKNLFKIISDALTDHFYGGPRTLKSVLEKNRAGLLVGSGCANGDVFEIALNRGDEALKKAIEFYDYIEVQPPQAYNHLKEGLGQYADEIIEAVITKIIKFAKEKNKIVIATGDVHYLDKKDVLYREMYIRTPLVGGGIHQLNRYNVMPEQYFLTTDEMLKSFKFLDQDLAFEIVVKNTHILNDKIEHITAFTNELYALPDDAFVEQLGIESISDEVKRLVYDKMGHLYGEHPHPIVVKRVQKELSSIIGNGFAANYYISHLLVKKSLEDGYLVGSRGSVGSSLAATLLDITEVNPLKPHYRCPNGDFTVFHLTDEEKLEYGLTPEEKEFQGYFHKIQCGYDLPTHVCPKCGAKLVKDGHDIPFETFLGFEGEKVPDIDLNFSGDYQSKAHSYVRELIGADHTFRAGTIQTVAERNAFGYVKGYLEDKKLEKRNAQIERLAKKIEGVKRSTGQHPGGIVVVPKSKTIYDVTPIQYPADDTTSEWKTTHFDYHSFEDNLLKLDILGHDDPTMIKFLMDYVGEHPDEFPFAKAQNIPLDDPNVYRLFSGTDVIGVKPIEIKSDVASYAIPEFGTAFTRQMLVDTKPNTFAGLVKISGLSHGTDVWLKNAQALINNKTEYGKISFEDIIGCRDDIMVQLSDFGLLPIKAFEIMEFVRKGKPSKDPAKWLTYEQEMRTHNVPEWYIWSASQIKYMFPKAHAAAYVIMAMRIAWFKVHKPLLFYSGFFSKRATQFDYEMMVAGPNALYNKLNELQAQYNLKAKDESLLVTLGAGLEMTKRGFSFLPVNIHLSEATTFTMEDKGLRMPFNSIDGLGEQVAFDIVAKRTQKAFTSKDDVKNRTKINKTVFEKMESYGAFKDLISENRVIESGLFAL
- a CDS encoding DUF1189 family protein; amino-acid sequence: MIKKFMTSLSKPPLTIFFIRDSWFKVIFYVIFVTFLIIVPTIIKSSINPTMDIQRYQDMQTTLKSDFIIENAQIIDGTLSYEAAGSFSFAYFNVYLGDNEFSNNSVNFVFEENDLAIYVVDIEIDRASYQSLNLEDYDFSSTDNQDITRLSVAIKQMYESQSFIVTAEIFATYFLTLFDYIFIALLMAVLMVFFINRIPMPFSLRFKLSLYLTTVYGVIQLILVLFSATYLNFIALIAVYIYHLWTYRSIKIIPKGVI
- a CDS encoding TIGR01212 family radical SAM protein (This family includes YhcC from E. coli K-12, an uncharacterized radical SAM protein.), giving the protein MNLMNHEKHYNTLNNYYKNKYHKKVYKIALNGGFTCPNIDGTVATGGCTFCSFMGSGDFAGNKKESLKLQFDHIKDMMQLKWKDGYYIAYFQANTNTHAPLDRLKELYEEAITLDPNIVMISIGTRPDCLPDDVLNYLEDLNKRMPVQIELGLQSIHEKTSILINRAHDLQCFDDAVKKLRKRNIEVVVHIINGLPFETKEMMIETIKHVNTLDIQGIKIHMLHIMEKTKMGYDYKKEPWDILSLTSYVDITVDQILWLRKDIIIHRLTGDSPTSMLIAPTWTKKKFVVTNEIDKKMRALNLFQGDYYERSSIT